ATAATGTTCAAAATTTTGTGGCTAAACCGATTcttaaaatagaaaagaaaaaatcatCTATTTAAATGAAAGAATTCCATATCTggcaaaaaagaagaagaaagaattCACTAAACCATTCAAATGGTATTAGCGTTGATAATATAGTGAAAATAAGAAATTCAATTTCTCTCACAAACACTCCCCTTTTCTTGATCTCCTTGACTCAATAACAACATGAATAAAGATAATTTTGTTGAACATTTGAAGGCATCCCACTAGCTTCATTTTCACACACCATGCCCATCATACTGCCACGCACCATGCCTATCACACTGCCACAACATCAATTTTCTGCTCCTCAAATCATTTTTTACCCACAAATCTTGATTATGGAACAATTGGCTccaaaaaaaagagaagatTTTTTTGTAAGATCGGAACTTTTACCAAGTAATGAGATTTTGAAATGAAGATGATAAGCTATGGCATCTTCTTAGTGCTTTCTGCGTCCGTGGAGAATGGCAAAATGACAATTATTTAAAGATTGATTTTGAAGATTTGGAACACTGTTAAGACTTGTATATTGCCGGGGCGCCGCCGGTGTCATACTCCGTCTTGCACCACACTAATACAACATGGTCGGCTGTTTTAATCCAACAAGAACAGCAATAGTAGCCCTTCACTTGGTCAGTTGGGTTTCACTACATAGCTGTTAAGTTCAAGAGGCTTTAATCGTCTCTCACGGGAAAGAAGTTGTATGTTTCTAACTCTTCACCGGAGCTGCTGCTTCCTGATTTGCCATTACGATGGAGGAGCGAGTTGCTCCGATTGCCGATTGACGGCTTATTGTCAAAAATCAATTTCTCTTGTAAATAGCTTTAGGTCCATTGCCTCGTTCTTGCTTATTCACAAAACAAAGAATGAAGATTTGAGGAAGAGAAGATAATGTTACGtgttttacaaaaaaaattagggttaatgaccattaaatttggtttttgttaattatttccgAAATTATCACCCAAAAACTCATAAATCCCATTTTATACCTTccagaccgcggaactgttccgcggtttgtgtaaaccgcggaacagttccgcggtctgtcctacgtggctcctcgctggaggagccacataggcaaaagcaaaccgcgtaacacTTACGCGGTTTGCATTGCCAACGTGGCAAACCGCGTAAgtgttacgcggtttgcttgtgcagccagggaattaattccctggctgcactgattgggagaaaattctcccaatcattttgattttattttaaatgattgggaggttttctcccaatcatttaaaaaaaatttaaataaaaatttaaaaatgagaaaaccttttattaaaaaaaatttacgttttaattgttgaactttttaaatttaaaacatttgaattagttaatttttttaacattctacaaaaataaatttataaaatactacaaaataattatattaacaaatattcaaatataatttatacttcataacaataacatatttaataaactaaaaattacaaattaaaaaaaattactacatCAGATAATAATGTACAAAGTACAAAAAAGAAATCACCTAGGAGTCCTATCGTCATATCTGCTAGTTACCGGGAGGTTCGAGCGCAAGTTGTTTCTGTTACGGTTCGCCCGACGGCCTGTACTGATGGTGAGGTAACGTCGACCTGGGCGACCATCACCATCTCCCTCTCCTGCATCGGCGTCCTCGTCGTCGGCTCCGTCGTCACCCTGCTGGTCCTGGGGAATGGCCGTACTCGTCGTTGCTGGTGGCGGGGTAACAAATTCTCCTTGTTGGCGGAACATCATCGCCTCCATGCTGTCTAGACCTAACCAACTGCTACCATATGACAGAAAGTCTGTAGTCCCAGGTGTCTGTGGAAGTCCCTGTGAAGCTGGAAAGTCCTGTGTACCCTGTGTAGGCTGATCCCACTGCACCTGAAAAGGAGGCACCGTAGGTGGTACATAAGCAGACGGCGGTGGAACAAAAGGCGAAGAAGGTCCTGGTGGCACTGGATATGAACACGACCCCTCAAAATAGTGATGTGCCGAATCCCCGTAAAACTGGccagaagaagaaggaggaccCGATGAAAAGGGTGGCGGTGCAGAGCTGGACCCCGCGTAATAGTAATGCCCTCTGAAAGGATGAAAAACCACTGGGGGAGGCATAGGATCAGTCGGACGCTGAGGTGGTGCAGGGGGGTGACGCCGCTGTCGCCGTCGATGTCGCAGTGTAGTCGGATCTATCGGCGCGTCAGGTATGACTGGTAGTCGATGCGGCGGTATAGAAGGCTCGATAGGGGGCGATGTAACATCACGGCGGTCCTCTCTAGTGCCTCTCTGTGTGCTGGCTGCGAACCGCCGAAGCTCAGTGTCAACAGGAGCATCCCTACGTACACGCTCCACAAAATCGGCCTgcaaataaagatataatacgttaaaaaaagtagaaaattaacccacaatttattgattaattaattgaaaaacatataatttaaaaaaatacctgTGCTCCGAGCTCAGCGCCCTGTCGTGTGATCCAGCGACGCGTGACAtaccgaaaccaatccatatactCGGAATGATAATGAGGTGGGTCCTGGAGGGGCTGTCCTGAAATTACAAACCGGAGCCGGTCGTCCCACACACGAATGTAGTGAGAGTGTGTCTGGATCCAAGATGAGCTGCTCTTCAGGGTAAGGGAGTGTAGTGAGTGGTCCTGAAGTGGGGCGTCTGGAATACCCTGCTGCAATCCGAACTGCTGCAGAACTCTGTCTGCCTGGTGCCACTCcacaatatgaaaataaataagtgGAACCGTGGCCCGCAAAATAGCGCGCCCATCTAAACAATACGCTGGGATAGTGTCCAGCATATCATCAGTGTACGGCTGCCAGATAAACTGCATGTATAAAATACAAGACATTTAGTATTAAAACATTCCCACAATGAGCTATTTAACATACGAGATAATAAAACCGAAACATAATTTCTTACATCTTCGTAGCGAGATGTGTCAAGCCGAACACGGATGTCAGGCAGCGAGTGTCGAGCCGCACGGCTGGCGTTTCTCCGGCCTCCCCATCTGTTATTCAAGAACAACAACACATTAATCCGTCAATATTTaagaaatagaataaaattaaaaaatattaaataacagtAAAACACACCTGTCGCCCAGTGGTAGATGTGGTGAAATAGTGGGATCGGCAAGAGCGGGAGCAATAACTCTAAGTCGGTCCAATGCCCACAACTGCAGTATCCACAACGGCCCGCCCATGTTGCGGCGATTCGCAGACCGCAACGAACATGAGCAAAGCTCGTGATATAAGTAAGCCAGTGTCG
This region of Mercurialis annua linkage group LG1-X, ddMerAnnu1.2, whole genome shotgun sequence genomic DNA includes:
- the LOC126666442 gene encoding serine/threonine-protein phosphatase 7 long form homolog; protein product: MAAAHDHMQPGPERPALLFLQHDHISQDVWDGTGSDEGFLSRASCTTRRSAVLPFARLDHRIRSMIEPTGFAGCFAMRHYSVDMQLITALVERWRPETHTFHLPGGECTVTLQDVAIQTGLPVDGHAVTGGIVHDWAAVAERVLGIPAGRYPKKPANSTVQTSWILESFPDFGALPDQATDELVHRYTRAYLLLAVTGLCFTDLGSGKTSLRILPLLEDLAAVRTYSWGSATLAYLYHELCSCSLRSANRRNMGGPLWILQLWALDRLRVIAPALADPTISPHLPLGDRWGGRRNASRAARHSLPDIRVRLDTSRYEDFIWQPYTDDMLDTIPAYCLDGRAILRATVPLIYFHIVEWHQADRVLQQFGLQQGIPDAPLQDHSLHSLTLKSSSSWIQTHSHYIRVWDDRLRFVISGQPLQDPPHYHSEYMDWFRYVTRRWITRQGAELGAQADFVERVRRDAPVDTELRRFAASTQRGTREDRRDVTSPPIEPSIPPHRLPVIPDAPIDPTTLRHRRRQRRHPPAPPQRPTDPMPPPVVFHPFRGHYYYAGSSSAPPPFSSGPPSSSGQFYGDSAHHYFEGSCSYPVPPGPSSPFVPPPSAYVPPTVPPFQVQWDQPTQGTQDFPASQGLPQTPGTTDFLSYGSSWLGLDSMEAMMFRQQGEFVTPPPATTSTAIPQDQQGDDGADDEDADAGEGDGDGRPGRRYLTISTGRRANRNRNNLRSNLPVTSRYDDRTPR